A DNA window from Longimicrobiaceae bacterium contains the following coding sequences:
- a CDS encoding rhodanese-like domain-containing protein produces MAATTTIPPVIRPDELEALLRERPDVRLLDVRTPGEHEAVHIRGAYNVPLDTLGEHGPEIRA; encoded by the coding sequence ATGGCAGCAACCACGACCATTCCGCCGGTGATCCGGCCCGACGAGCTGGAGGCGCTGCTGCGCGAGCGGCCGGACGTCCGGCTCCTCGACGTACGGACCCCTGGAGAGCACGAGGCGGTGCACATCCGCGGAGCCTACAACGTGCCGCTGGACACTCTGGGCGAGCACGGACCCGAGATCCGGGCGC